In Archangium violaceum, the following are encoded in one genomic region:
- a CDS encoding CheR family methyltransferase, protein MNARISDREFRLFQELVYRQAGIFLPPVKKAMLSARLAPRLRALGLDSHAAYYRHVVAEGNEDEQVRMLDCICTNETHFFREPAHFDFLEQRVCPRWREQAAAGQRSRRMRVWSAACSTGEEPYSLAMVLLSQFPPGSGWEVEVLATDLSTRALEQASEGLWRVDKAREIPPGYLRTFMLKGVRSQEGWMRVGPLLRSVVRFERLNLNAGSYPGVGTFDLIFCRNVLIYFDLASRTGVLRRLFTHLSPQGYLLLGHSESLTGSLVRARCVQPAVYAPVN, encoded by the coding sequence GTGAACGCGCGAATCAGCGACCGGGAGTTCCGCCTCTTCCAGGAGCTGGTCTACCGCCAGGCGGGCATCTTCCTGCCGCCGGTGAAGAAGGCGATGCTGAGCGCGCGCCTGGCGCCGCGGCTGAGGGCGCTGGGGCTGGACTCCCATGCGGCCTACTACCGCCACGTGGTGGCCGAGGGGAACGAGGACGAGCAGGTGCGGATGCTGGACTGCATCTGCACCAACGAGACGCACTTCTTCCGGGAGCCGGCCCACTTCGACTTCCTGGAGCAGCGGGTGTGCCCCCGATGGAGGGAGCAGGCGGCGGCGGGGCAGCGCTCGAGGCGCATGCGGGTGTGGAGCGCGGCGTGCTCGACGGGCGAGGAGCCCTACTCGCTGGCCATGGTCCTGCTCTCGCAGTTCCCACCGGGCTCGGGGTGGGAGGTGGAGGTGCTGGCCACGGACCTGTCCACACGCGCGTTGGAGCAGGCCAGCGAGGGGCTGTGGCGCGTCGACAAGGCTCGGGAAATACCTCCCGGGTACCTGCGCACCTTCATGCTCAAGGGAGTGCGCTCGCAGGAGGGTTGGATGCGGGTGGGCCCGCTGCTGCGCTCGGTGGTGCGCTTCGAGCGACTCAACCTGAACGCCGGGAGCTACCCCGGCGTGGGCACCTTCGACCTCATCTTCTGCCGCAACGTCCTCATCTACTTCGACCTGGCGTCCAGGACGGGGGTGCTGCGGCGGCTGTTCACTCACCTGTCGCCCCAGGGCTACCTGCTCCTGGGGCACTCGGAGAGCCTGACGGGGAGCCTGGTGCGGGCCCGGTGCGTGCAGCCGGCGGTGTACGCACCGGTGAACTGA
- a CDS encoding cellulase family glycosylhydrolase has product MLFLVLLLMSLVTPAGAADRFWFDDAAVHVADGAFRDQYGREVVLRGFNVSGSAKLAEYRGLPFASTADARSSAAAMRRLTGANAVRFLLTWAWIEPEPRLIDLAYLDKVAEQISAFTDQGIRVLLDFHQDLYSRHLFNRDSWYTGDGAPAWVVRAGGYPRESCGLCFHWGQNMKNNNAVTAATYDFWHNREVTTSAGPIRIRDEFLYAAGEAMARVKSRLSADAFRLVVGVDPLNEPYAGRYDSGQDSIEWERDLLWPFHQQFRARMDQVGWADKPAFVEPLVFWNQNVDFFAEPGGFTDVPPLGQRYVFNAHFYDGKAQSGVLMPGKAGDGQYTGDFNKIRDRARALGTAGIVTEYGHPVDGNTSDKKSTVLKAMHQGLDSRLSGTQWWASAASSGPVLSGSQWHWDVNYDRHHELMNDNPDKVRTDGDAMNDEHFSAVHVDDNGIAALTVDERLVDRLFPRAVAGTTAAFAYEDRARDGSTVLTWNKIPDTMPAVRALVGTGQFGVLVWRSNGGTAPTELHLPASFAPGATTVVSSIGSVRGVPAYTGAESVAAAAEPGVTGVNRLLLSTRDSNLHFALVTNGAGGASLEAARAELAAWASAAFGG; this is encoded by the coding sequence GTGCTCTTCCTGGTGCTCCTGCTCATGTCGCTGGTGACGCCTGCCGGTGCGGCGGACCGCTTCTGGTTCGACGACGCCGCAGTGCACGTCGCCGACGGCGCGTTCCGCGATCAGTACGGCCGTGAGGTGGTGCTGCGGGGGTTCAACGTCTCCGGTTCGGCCAAGCTCGCCGAGTACCGGGGCCTGCCGTTCGCGAGCACGGCCGACGCCCGGTCCTCCGCCGCGGCGATGCGGCGGCTGACCGGCGCGAACGCGGTCCGCTTCCTGCTCACCTGGGCGTGGATCGAACCCGAGCCCCGCCTCATCGACCTCGCCTACCTGGACAAGGTGGCCGAACAGATCAGCGCGTTCACCGACCAGGGCATCCGCGTCCTCCTGGACTTCCACCAGGATCTGTACTCGCGGCACCTGTTCAACCGCGACAGCTGGTACACCGGCGACGGCGCCCCGGCGTGGGTGGTGCGCGCGGGCGGCTACCCGCGCGAGTCGTGCGGCCTGTGCTTCCACTGGGGCCAGAACATGAAGAACAACAACGCCGTCACCGCCGCCACCTACGACTTCTGGCACAACCGCGAGGTGACCACCTCCGCCGGGCCGATCCGCATCCGCGACGAATTCCTGTACGCGGCCGGCGAAGCGATGGCGCGGGTGAAGTCGCGGCTGTCCGCCGACGCCTTCCGGCTCGTGGTGGGCGTCGATCCGCTCAACGAGCCCTACGCCGGGCGCTACGACTCCGGCCAGGACAGTATCGAGTGGGAGCGCGACCTGTTGTGGCCGTTCCACCAGCAGTTCCGGGCACGCATGGACCAGGTCGGCTGGGCGGACAAACCCGCGTTCGTCGAGCCGCTGGTGTTCTGGAACCAGAACGTCGACTTCTTCGCCGAACCCGGCGGGTTCACCGACGTGCCGCCGCTCGGGCAGCGCTACGTGTTCAACGCGCACTTCTACGACGGCAAGGCACAGTCCGGCGTGCTGATGCCCGGCAAGGCCGGCGACGGGCAGTACACCGGTGACTTCAACAAGATCCGCGACCGCGCGCGTGCCCTGGGCACGGCGGGCATCGTGACCGAGTACGGGCACCCGGTCGACGGCAACACCTCTGACAAGAAGTCCACCGTGCTCAAGGCCATGCACCAAGGCCTCGACTCGCGCCTGTCCGGCACTCAGTGGTGGGCGTCGGCCGCGTCGTCCGGTCCGGTGCTGTCGGGCAGCCAGTGGCACTGGGACGTCAACTACGACCGGCACCACGAGCTGATGAACGACAACCCCGACAAGGTTCGCACCGACGGAGACGCGATGAACGACGAGCACTTCTCCGCCGTGCACGTCGACGACAACGGCATCGCCGCCCTGACCGTGGACGAACGCCTGGTAGACCGGCTGTTCCCGCGCGCCGTGGCGGGCACGACGGCGGCGTTCGCCTACGAGGACCGAGCGCGCGACGGCAGCACCGTGCTGACGTGGAACAAGATTCCCGACACGATGCCCGCGGTACGCGCACTGGTTGGCACGGGGCAGTTCGGCGTGCTGGTGTGGCGGTCCAACGGCGGCACGGCGCCCACCGAACTGCACCTGCCCGCGTCGTTCGCGCCGGGCGCGACGACGGTGGTGAGCTCGATCGGCTCGGTCAGAGGTGTGCCCGCGTACACCGGCGCCGAGTCGGTGGCTGCGGCGGCGGAACCGGGCGTCACGGGCGTGAACCGGCTCTTGCTCTCGACACGGGACTCCAACCTCCACTTCGCTCTGGTGACCAACGGCGCGGGGGGCGCGTCATTGGAGGCAGCAAGGGCCGAACTGGCGGCGTGGGCGTCGGCCGCGTTCGGCGGCTGA
- a CDS encoding beta strand repeat-containing protein: MRLPFAGPRACSLVLALLSCSPPPRDDGNPVAASASGSAYVSLTSPEPQLLASATFAPSDGLAFVTITVTPRDSNGAPLGPGLHVEVLSSDGSVTLGGTGTTACTVNAPSATCLTAVDSGAGSYVVTAKSSTALAVPTTFSATVTGASGTEALPDTADVTFDSSRFEGGAGCAGTCGTTITTGNVTITSSHAEGRNLYITGGTVTFDATTVGQTFGDVFITGGTVTHLQATNAAMYKLDILTGSWNLLGGTVNTTSKGYGMTCFPNGSCSGNGLVSFGPNGAPSSALSGTSQLYGASHGGMGSGNYRINMTAASNAHAGNAGTTYGDYRDPKYPGATNSTYSGFHGGGVARITSAGTCVLAGTASITASSPFNGAGGSINLRCRGITSTGWTGSINADGGPGAGNSSIPMGAGGGGRIALVSTGDAATITGAVSYPPTNLTARVHAFGGAPANSSYVIGAGGAGTIYLKHSGLTYGDLLIANNSPAHYQNEGTTRLPAIAGTLTANVTAGATQLPVSIASTSFNTTYYENAGAPLNTNPALTQNTTPSSSAAYNGVFAGGWLRPDISAAGGALFDPSNLVSVTTNAVGSLTTTAVPSDIAAGSFFRSVEVLDHLDVLGNAILETNGDIYVLSGNTTSSGASTMTVNGLVLFDTTSNRTGRIQYAGGAVNVVQSTQAMPPVGGGTLVADNVSLTAGALTVPTIVASNDVAVSGGTLTTNSLTAARYAQTAGVLKHYPPIFKTSPAAAMVYGLHLTLADTFTLTGGSVDVAGLGYPMACDPQGAPLTAWGFGATGPLAATGVANGYGAGHGGVGGGYAAGAVRGMAYDDYRDPRYPGGAAASVGGSPSYLSYRSNGGGVFRLEAAGTCTLGGSTLIKAGAVTTGAQYGAAGGSVSMRCGGFDTTGWNGSITANGANAYSGSIGSVRAGGGGRIALVSTGGASSLVGALTYPLATGNAQLQARGGIGLNATYTDGGAGTVFLKHADVAYGQLLINNNNQTHYPAGGYTPFISIAGTVSSAVTAGDTTMGVTITSTPLHGSVALNQRLSGMWLRPDTSVNSGNLPADNLVTVSGNTFVSSTLTQLTISPALAAVPAGASFKSVDLFDVYDVVGGAITQTNGDIYIAP; the protein is encoded by the coding sequence ATGCGTCTGCCATTCGCAGGTCCGCGAGCCTGTTCGCTCGTGCTCGCGTTGCTCAGCTGTTCACCTCCACCGCGGGATGATGGGAATCCGGTAGCGGCGAGCGCCTCCGGGAGCGCGTATGTCAGCCTGACCTCGCCGGAACCGCAGCTCCTTGCTTCCGCGACCTTCGCGCCTTCGGATGGGCTCGCCTTCGTGACCATCACCGTCACGCCGCGAGACTCGAATGGAGCGCCCCTGGGGCCAGGGCTTCACGTCGAGGTGCTGAGCAGCGACGGGTCCGTCACCCTGGGCGGCACGGGAACCACGGCATGCACGGTCAATGCTCCGTCAGCGACCTGCCTGACGGCGGTGGACTCGGGCGCCGGGAGCTACGTCGTCACGGCGAAGAGCTCGACGGCACTGGCCGTGCCGACGACCTTCTCCGCCACCGTCACGGGTGCGAGCGGCACCGAGGCGCTTCCGGACACGGCGGACGTCACGTTCGATTCGAGCCGGTTCGAGGGCGGCGCCGGTTGCGCCGGCACCTGTGGCACCACCATCACCACGGGCAACGTGACCATCACCAGCAGCCATGCGGAGGGCCGCAACCTCTACATCACGGGGGGCACGGTGACGTTCGACGCCACCACGGTGGGGCAGACCTTCGGTGACGTCTTCATCACCGGCGGCACGGTGACGCATCTCCAGGCCACCAACGCCGCGATGTACAAGCTCGACATCCTCACGGGCTCCTGGAACCTCCTGGGCGGCACGGTCAACACCACCAGCAAGGGCTATGGCATGACCTGTTTTCCCAATGGCTCCTGCAGCGGCAACGGGCTGGTCAGCTTCGGCCCCAATGGCGCGCCATCGTCCGCGCTGTCAGGGACGAGCCAGCTGTACGGCGCCAGCCACGGCGGCATGGGCTCCGGCAACTACCGCATCAACATGACCGCGGCCAGCAACGCCCATGCTGGCAACGCGGGAACGACGTACGGCGATTACCGAGACCCGAAGTATCCCGGTGCCACCAACAGCACCTACTCGGGTTTCCATGGGGGCGGCGTCGCGCGCATCACCTCGGCGGGGACCTGCGTGCTGGCTGGCACCGCCTCCATCACCGCGAGCTCTCCGTTCAATGGCGCGGGGGGCTCCATCAACCTTCGCTGCCGGGGCATCACCTCGACGGGCTGGACGGGAAGCATCAACGCGGACGGAGGCCCCGGTGCGGGGAACTCCTCCATCCCGATGGGCGCTGGCGGGGGAGGGCGCATCGCGCTGGTCAGCACCGGTGATGCCGCGACCATCACCGGCGCGGTGAGCTACCCGCCCACGAATCTCACGGCCCGGGTCCACGCCTTCGGCGGCGCGCCGGCCAACTCCAGCTACGTGATTGGCGCTGGCGGCGCGGGGACCATCTATCTCAAGCACAGCGGGCTGACGTACGGCGACCTCCTCATCGCGAACAACTCGCCCGCGCATTACCAGAACGAGGGGACGACGCGGCTGCCCGCGATTGCCGGCACCCTCACCGCGAACGTCACCGCGGGCGCCACCCAGCTGCCCGTCTCCATCGCCAGCACCAGCTTCAACACGACCTATTACGAGAACGCCGGTGCGCCGCTGAACACGAACCCGGCGCTCACCCAGAACACGACTCCCTCGTCCTCGGCGGCCTACAACGGGGTGTTCGCGGGCGGCTGGCTGCGGCCCGACATCAGCGCCGCGGGCGGGGCGCTGTTCGACCCGTCGAACCTGGTGAGCGTCACCACCAACGCGGTGGGCAGCCTGACGACCACCGCCGTTCCTTCCGACATCGCCGCGGGCTCGTTCTTCCGGAGCGTGGAGGTGCTGGATCACCTCGACGTGCTCGGCAACGCGATTCTCGAGACCAACGGTGACATCTACGTTCTCTCGGGCAACACGACGAGCTCCGGGGCGAGCACGATGACCGTGAACGGCCTGGTGCTCTTCGACACGACGAGCAACCGGACGGGCCGCATCCAGTACGCGGGTGGGGCGGTGAACGTCGTGCAGAGCACCCAGGCAATGCCTCCGGTGGGGGGCGGCACGCTCGTCGCGGACAACGTGTCGTTGACGGCGGGCGCGCTCACCGTGCCCACCATCGTCGCGTCCAACGACGTGGCCGTGTCGGGGGGCACGCTGACCACCAACTCGCTGACGGCGGCGCGCTATGCGCAGACCGCGGGCGTCCTCAAGCACTACCCACCGATATTCAAGACCTCGCCGGCCGCCGCGATGGTGTACGGGCTCCACCTGACGCTCGCGGACACCTTCACGCTCACGGGGGGCTCGGTGGACGTGGCGGGGCTGGGCTATCCGATGGCGTGCGATCCGCAGGGCGCGCCGCTGACGGCCTGGGGCTTCGGAGCGACGGGCCCCCTGGCCGCGACCGGCGTGGCGAACGGCTACGGTGCGGGTCACGGTGGTGTCGGCGGCGGGTACGCGGCCGGGGCGGTTCGCGGCATGGCCTACGACGACTATCGAGACCCCCGGTATCCCGGCGGGGCGGCCGCGAGCGTGGGCGGCTCGCCGTCGTACCTCTCGTACCGGAGTAACGGAGGTGGCGTCTTCCGGCTCGAGGCCGCCGGAACCTGCACGCTGGGCGGAAGCACGCTCATCAAGGCCGGCGCGGTGACCACCGGAGCCCAGTACGGCGCCGCGGGAGGCTCGGTCTCCATGCGTTGCGGTGGCTTCGACACCACGGGTTGGAACGGCTCTATCACCGCCAACGGGGCGAACGCCTACTCGGGCTCGATCGGCTCCGTGCGCGCGGGCGGTGGCGGCCGGATTGCGCTGGTCAGCACGGGCGGGGCCTCGAGCCTCGTCGGCGCTCTCACCTATCCGCTCGCGACGGGCAACGCGCAGCTCCAGGCACGGGGAGGCATCGGCCTCAACGCGACGTACACCGACGGTGGCGCGGGCACGGTGTTCCTCAAGCACGCCGACGTGGCGTACGGCCAGCTGCTCATCAACAACAACAATCAGACGCACTACCCCGCGGGTGGATACACCCCGTTCATCTCCATCGCGGGAACGGTCAGCAGCGCGGTCACCGCCGGTGACACCACGATGGGGGTGACCATCACCAGCACGCCGCTCCACGGCTCGGTTGCACTCAACCAACGCCTCTCCGGCATGTGGCTGCGACCTGATACCAGCGTGAACAGCGGAAACCTGCCCGCGGACAACCTGGTCACGGTCTCCGGAAACACCTTCGTGAGCTCTACGCTGACCCAGCTGACGATCTCACCCGCCCTGGCCGCGGTGCCGGCGGGCGCGAGCTTCAAGAGCGTCGACCTCTTCGACGTCTACGACGTCGTGGGCGGCGCCATCACGCAGACGAACGGCGACATCTACATCGCTCCGTAG